The Sporocytophaga myxococcoides genome includes a window with the following:
- a CDS encoding glycosyltransferase family 2 protein translates to MFRYLSVIIPNYYGAELLQQFLPSVLHALENYQGQWELVIVDDKSKDASIEVIKMFCQRDERISLIVHEVNKGFSATCNSGAAAARGEIIFFLNNDVELREDFFSGFNKYFDKPETFAVTVGGYSFIDRKPLDGLKLINWKRGFPRVTENIFREQLDPEKTDMFESGGVQGAYFFADANKFRQLKGFDELFSPYLFEETDLGYRALKRGWKIYFDPDSIAFHNVSSTLTKQSSDFKRTVDIRNKVIFIWKNINTPGLLFGNVIFLIIKLISLNRFYWKAIIKVFRLKDQILEKRKEEAKYFKVSDRTILQKFSSKNKNAEYSKRNF, encoded by the coding sequence ATGTTTAGATATTTAAGCGTTATTATTCCCAATTATTATGGTGCAGAATTGCTTCAGCAATTTTTGCCATCTGTTCTTCATGCCTTAGAGAATTATCAGGGGCAATGGGAGCTGGTAATTGTAGACGATAAGTCTAAAGATGCAAGTATTGAGGTTATTAAAATGTTTTGCCAGAGAGATGAGCGTATTTCTCTTATTGTCCATGAGGTCAACAAGGGGTTTTCTGCTACCTGTAATTCCGGCGCTGCTGCTGCAAGAGGAGAAATAATCTTTTTCCTCAACAATGATGTAGAGCTTAGAGAAGATTTCTTTTCGGGGTTTAATAAATATTTTGACAAACCGGAAACGTTTGCAGTGACGGTTGGCGGGTATAGTTTTATTGACCGCAAACCTCTTGATGGGCTTAAGCTAATTAATTGGAAGAGAGGGTTTCCCAGGGTGACGGAAAATATTTTCCGCGAACAGTTGGATCCTGAAAAAACTGATATGTTTGAATCGGGAGGTGTGCAAGGAGCTTATTTTTTTGCAGATGCAAATAAATTCAGACAGCTCAAAGGTTTTGATGAATTGTTTTCGCCTTATTTATTTGAGGAAACGGACCTTGGATACAGAGCATTAAAACGAGGCTGGAAGATTTACTTTGACCCTGACAGTATTGCTTTTCATAATGTCAGCTCTACGCTCACTAAACAGAGCAGTGATTTTAAACGTACAGTCGACATAAGAAATAAAGTTATTTTTATCTGGAAAAATATAAACACTCCCGGACTTCTGTTTGGAAATGTTATATTCCTGATCATAAAGTTAATCTCTCTTAACCGATTTTACTGGAAAGCTATAATTAAAGTGTTCAGGCTGAAAGATCAGATCCTGGAAAAAAGAAAAGAAGAAGCTAAATATTTTAAAGTCTCAGACAGGACCATTCTTCAAAAATTCTCATCCAAAAATAAAAATGCAGAGTACTCCAAAAGAAATTTCTGA
- a CDS encoding Crp/Fnr family transcriptional regulator, whose protein sequence is MTNLENSITSYFGVIAPEDLKTIVSFFKPETIKKNDYFLKSGKSCDKLSFVQSGFLRIFVETEKRDVTQWITTQGYFVTDLSSFVLGSPSRWTIQALTDTKVQSIYKEDYQNLNMLVSQWPVLEKLFIVHCFTIMEDRIFSHLSMTAEERYQFFFEHNRELFNQVPLQYIASMLGMTPETFSRIRKKMQS, encoded by the coding sequence ATGACAAACCTGGAAAATAGTATCACATCATATTTTGGAGTTATAGCTCCGGAAGATTTAAAAACAATAGTTTCGTTTTTCAAACCGGAGACGATAAAAAAAAATGACTACTTCCTCAAAAGCGGGAAGAGTTGTGATAAGTTGAGTTTTGTACAATCAGGTTTTTTAAGAATTTTTGTTGAAACCGAAAAAAGGGATGTAACACAATGGATTACCACCCAAGGCTATTTTGTAACAGATTTATCTTCATTCGTTTTGGGCTCTCCTTCACGCTGGACAATCCAGGCACTAACAGATACGAAGGTACAATCGATCTACAAGGAGGATTACCAAAACCTTAATATGCTGGTGTCTCAGTGGCCTGTACTTGAAAAACTATTTATTGTACATTGTTTTACCATCATGGAAGATAGGATATTCAGTCACCTTTCTATGACGGCTGAAGAGCGGTACCAGTTTTTCTTTGAGCATAACAGGGAGCTCTTTAATCAGGTTCCTTTGCAGTACATTGCTTCTATGCTTGGTATGACTCCCGAAACGTTTAGCCGGATCCGAAAAAAAATGCAATCCTGA
- a CDS encoding SRPBCC domain-containing protein, whose protein sequence is MAKEITTEIIIRSTPDKVWSILTDFEKYPTWNPFITSLTGKIETGKKIKVNIVPPGGPAMTFKPTILKNVPRKELAWLGSVFVKGLFDGEHRFELTDNEDGTVRFVQRERFEGVFVWMFNPQKTKDGFELMNRKLKALAEK, encoded by the coding sequence ATGGCAAAGGAAATCACAACAGAAATTATTATCAGGTCTACTCCTGATAAGGTATGGTCTATTCTTACCGATTTTGAAAAGTATCCAACCTGGAATCCTTTTATTACATCTTTAACTGGTAAGATTGAAACAGGAAAAAAAATCAAGGTAAATATTGTCCCTCCCGGTGGTCCTGCTATGACTTTTAAGCCCACCATACTTAAGAATGTTCCAAGGAAAGAATTAGCCTGGCTGGGAAGTGTGTTCGTAAAAGGATTGTTTGATGGGGAGCATCGTTTTGAATTGACCGATAATGAAGATGGTACAGTAAGATTTGTACAAAGAGAGCGATTCGAGGGTGTCTTTGTATGGATGTTTAATCCTCAAAAAACGAAAGATGGTTTTGAATTAATGAATCGGAAGTTAAAGGCCCTGGCAGAGAAGTAG